Proteins encoded by one window of Tubulanus polymorphus chromosome 7, tnTubPoly1.2, whole genome shotgun sequence:
- the LOC141908236 gene encoding myeloid leukemia factor 1-like codes for MLGRGFFSPFDDDPFFSGHRRHMQGVQSMFNDSFFQPFNPMDRNPAAAITNGEVRRGVAASRQLAPIDMFSQMDSMIGNMHSQMNNMMGNMQRQFHQVQNDPNSHCYTQSTVMSYSNVPGQNGQPQIYQATSSTRTAPGGIKETQRSVRDSRRGIDKMAIGHHIGDRGHVVERSRDRNARTENENQEYINIDEEDLPRFRSEWDEKTRPMNHHRSLQDRRDRRNREENHRHRRQDRQHRGAIEDASRDRE; via the exons ATGCTCGGAAGAGGATTTTTCTCACCTTTCGACGATGACCCATTTTTCAG CGGTCATCGTCGACACATGCAAGGGGTACAGTCGATGTTTAATGACAGTTTCTTCCAACCGTTCAACCCGATGGATCGAAACCCAGCGGCCGCCATCACCAACGGAGAAGTCCGTCGCGGTGTCGCGGCCAGTCGCCAGTTAGCTCCGATCGATATGTTCAGTCAAATGGACAGTATGATTGGAAATATGCACAGTCAAATGAATAACATGATGGGAAATATGCAGAGACAATTT CATCAAGTTCAAAATGATCCCAATTCGCATTGCTATACACAATCGACTGTGATGTCCTATTCAAACGTTCCCGGTCAAAACGGTCAACCGCAAATTTACCAGGCTACTTCATCAACGCGGACAGCACCTGGCGGG ATTAAAGAAACTCAGAGATCAGTTCGTGATTCACGACGTGGAATCGATAAAATGGCAATCGGGCATCACATCGGCGACCGAGGCCACGTTGTTGAACGTTCGAGAGACAGGAACGCTCGTacggaaaatgaaaatcaggaaTACATCAACATCGACGAAG AAGATCTACCGCGGTTCCGCAGCGAATGGGATGAAAAGACGCGACCGATGAATCATCATCGGTCGCTGCAGGATCGACGAGACCGACGTAACCGCGAGGAAAACCATCGACATCGCCGGCAAGATCGACAACATCGCGGCGCGATCGAAGACGCGAGTAGGGATCGCGAATGA